The nucleotide sequence AAATTACCCTTAATTTATTTAAGAAAGATAAGAAGCTAGATGAGTTAATAATTGTTATTGGATTTGGTGGAGTCAATCCAGATGTAATAATGTCTAGATTACTATTTTCATGATGCATAAATTTTTGATATGGTAAATCTTCAACTAGAATATTGCTCAATCCAATCTGATTTGGAATTTGCCAGCAGTGATGTTGAGCAGGTCTGCGTAAATCACAATCGATAATAGCAACTCGATAACCAATCTCAGTCATAGCCAAACCCAGATTTGCGGTTACTGTGCTCTTTCCTTCACCTTGCGTAGAACTCGTGATCGTAATAACCTTCAACTTTCCGTCAGAGTTAGAGAATTTAATATTAGCCAGTAACATTCGAAAAGACTCACTTGCTGGCAAGCGGGGATCATCCCGAACAACGAGCTTCCCGCTATTCTCAAATTCCTAACCTGATGATGGACTTACTTTCTTCTCTGATTCATATAAAACTGGAATTGTTGCTAAAGTTGGCATAGATGCAAAGATTTCTTGAATCTCATTTTCCGAGTGCACGAAATTATCAAGTTGTTCCAACAAAAAAGCAATTCCAAATCCAATCAGCAATCCAAAAACTCCTCCCAGAAAAATTATTCGTTCGGGGTCTACTGACACAGGAATGGGGCTAATTTTAGCTTGTTGAACAATAACTGCATTACCAACATCTTGATTTTCAGATAGTTGAGCATCTTGGAGTGACTTTAGTAGAGCGGAGTACCTAGCACTAGAGACATCATATTCAAGTTGTAGCTGTAACAATCGCCTTTGAAGGCTGGGTAA is from Synechococcus sp. PCC 6312 and encodes:
- a CDS encoding CpsD/CapB family tyrosine-protein kinase, which translates into the protein MLLANIKFSNSDGKLKVITITSSTQGEGKSTVTANLGLAMTEIGYRVAIIDCDLRRPAQHHCWQIPNQIGLSNILVEDLPYQKFMHHENSNLDIITSGLTPPNPITIINSSSFLSFLNKLRVIYDYVLIDSPPLNAAADALFLGKISDCILLVARPDILIRPSAQRAKDMLIQSGQNIIGLVVNGVRQSQAHYYYYYHSDSDKYYHSDSDKKTYENSFIDKVLNLMRK